A single Cannabis sativa cultivar Pink pepper isolate KNU-18-1 chromosome 7, ASM2916894v1, whole genome shotgun sequence DNA region contains:
- the LOC115697008 gene encoding LOB domain-containing protein 4, translating to MKDISGSGGGGGRKQGAPSPCAACKLLRRRCAQDCVFAPYFPADEPQKFANVHKVFGASNVNKMLQELPVQHRGDAVSSMVYEANARVRDPVYGCVGAISSLQQQIDVLQAQLALAQAEVVHLRVRQNASLSSHGLSPASPSNSGSPSPKLMGSQPNKPIFEMDMSVDQGSFGETIWC from the exons ATGAAAGATATAAGTGGGAGTGGTGGAGGAGGTGGTAGAAAACAAGGGGCTCCTTCGCCTTGTGCAGCCTGCAAACTCCTCCGGCGAAGGTGTGCCCAGGATTGTGTGTTTGCTCCTTATTTTCCTGCTGACGAGCCTCAAAAATTTGCCAATGTGCACAAGGTTTTTGGTGCTAGTAATGTCAACAAGATGTTAcag GAGCTACCAGTCCAGCATCGAGGTGATGCAGTTAGTAGCATGGTCTACGAAGCTAACGCCAGGGTGCGCGACCCAGTCTACGGCTGCGTTGGAGCCATTTCTTCCCTCCAACAACAAATTGATGTGCTTCAGGCCCAATTAGCACTGGCCCAAGCCGAAGTGGTTCACTTGCGGGTCCGGCAAAATGCATCCTTGTCGAGTCATGGGCTGAGCCCAGCTAGCCCAAGCAATAGTGGCTCACCTTCGCCCAAACTCATGGGCTCTCAGCCCAATAAGCCCATTTTTGAAATGGACATGAGCGTAGACCAAGGCAGCTTTGGAGAGACAATTTGGTGCTAA
- the LOC115697167 gene encoding probable phospholipid-transporting ATPase 4 produces MAGSSSTLTKRNNNSTKKIKWSKLYSFSSCTRPLAKEENDNSFVGLSCCNPGFSRLVFCNEPQRHSVKPYKYGKNDLSTTKYNVVSFLPKALFEQFRRVANLYFLLAAALSLTPFTPFDAVSLIAPLVFVVGVSMLKEAVEDWHRFLQDINVNSRAVEAHIGGGTFVNKAWKEVSVGDIVKVNKDEYFPCDILLLSSSFEDGICYVETMNLDGETNLKVKRCLEATLCLDKDQEFSHFRAMIRCEDPNPQLYTFVGNLEFKNESFSLSPYQLLLRDSKLRNTDYIYGVVIFTGKDTKAVRNSTMVPSKRSKIERKMDHVIYVLFSLLLLISLMTAFGFSWLLKSEMVKWWYLRLEQGHTDIDELLFRPSKLMVSGLLQFLRALILYGYLIPISLYVSIEVVKVLQAMLINKDMEMYDEVSCNSVHARTSNLNEELGQVEMILSDKTGTLTCNQMEFRKCSIAGVSYGGDTNEVDLEASRRIEIEAFQFSIDDFDTTRSQRFEKFDFSIADIGTEMEFLGGQKKSNGNPSKENAGMPSLSKVSNLKGFNFWDDRIMNKKWIHSSNMDDVTMFFRVMALCHTGIPVEDENSNRLKYEAESPEEVAFLIASQEFGFQFFQRTQSIIQLKELDPSSRKKVTREYKLLNLLEFSSSRKRMSVIVSNEDGKIFLLCKGADSIIFDKLGDHGRKYQEETTIHLSSYAEDGFRTLAFAYRLLDVSEYENWNKIFTQAKTTIGPERDELLEKASEVIEKDLTLLGVAAIEDKLQKGVPECIDKLAQAGIKIWLLTGDKKETAINIGFACSLLRQDMKQLHLSLSNETERNGQLKAMKEDILHQLDSFYRVMAKENNQCSPLALVVDGKALEVALKSDVKHHFLQLAVMCASVICCRVSPKQKALITRLVKEHTGKTILAIGDGANDVGMIQEADIGVGISGMEGMQAVMASDFSLPQFRFLGRLIIVHGHWCYKRISKMILYFVYKNIAFGLTLFYFELYTSFSGEVLYDNWYMTLFNVILTSLPVISLGVLEQDVSSEVCLQFPALYQQGQKNIHFTWSRIIGWILNGVVSSLVIFLANIYILCPQAFQENGFVADLTHLGAITYTCIIWTVNCQISLIISHFTWIQHLFIWGSILFWYIFLFVYGALSPPYSKGGFRLLVESLGTSPLYWLVTLLAVVVSLLPYFFHIVIQRLFCPMDDHVLQEMKHCNKDVADSVMWQREQDNSKKSTQVGFSARVDARIRDFTNNLQHKKKVIYKSILTKSPFFK; encoded by the exons ATGGCAGGATCATCTTCAACCTTAACCAAGAGAAATAACAACAGTACTAAGAAGATAAAGTGGAGCAAACTCTACTCCTTCTCATCATGCACTAGACCTTTGGCAAAAGAAGAAAACGACAACTCGTTTGTCGGTTTGAGTTGCTGTAATCCGGGGTTTTCGAGGCTAGTCTTCTGCAACGAACCTCAACGGCACAGTGTGAAGCCGTACAAGTACGGTAAAAACGACTTGTCCACGACGAAATACAATGTCGTTAGCTTCCTTCCCAAGGCCTTGTTCGAACAGTTTCGGCGAGTGGCCAATCTCTACTTTCTTTTGGCCGCGGCTCTGTCCCTAACGCCGTTTACTCCGTTTGACGCCGTTAGTTTGATCGCTCCTTTGGTTTTCGTGGTTGGAGTTAGTATGCTCAAAGAGGCTGTCGAAGATTGGCACAGATTCTTACag GATATTAATGTGAACTCAAGAGCAGTAGAGGCTCACATTGGaggaggtacatttgttaaCAAAGCATGGAAAGAAGTGAGCGTAGGAGACATTGTTAAAGTAAACAAAGATGAATACTTCCCATGTGATATTCTCTTGTTATCATCAAGCTTTGAGGATGGAATTTGTTATGTAGAGACCATGAACCTTGATGGAGAGACCAATCTCAAAGTCAAAAGATGCTTAGAAGCAACACTATGCTTGGACAAAGACCAAGAATTCAGCCATTTTCGAGCCATGATTCGTTGTGAGGATCCAAATCCTCAACTCTATACTTTTGTTGGGAACTTGGAGTTCAAAAATGAGTCATTTTCCTTGTCCCCTTACCAACTTCTCTTGAGGGATTCGAAGCTTCGAAACACTGATTATATCTATGGTGTTGTGATCTTTACTGGAAAAGACACAAAAGCAGTAAGAAACTCAACCATGGTTCCATCTAAGAGAAGCAAAATTGAGAGAAAGATGGATCATGTTATATATGTTCTGTTTTCATTGCTGCTTTTGATTTCATTGATGACTGCATTTGGTTTTTCTTGGCTTCTGAAGTCTGAGATGGTTAAATGGTGGTACCTTCGTTTAGAACAAGGTCACACTGACATTGATGAACTGCTTTTCAGACCATCAAAGCTTATGGTGTCTGGTTTACTTCAGTTTTTAAGAGCACTCATATTGTATGGCTACTTAATCCCTATTTCTCTTTATGTATCCATTGAAGTTGTTAAAGTTTTACAAGCCATGTTAATCAATAAGGATATGGAGATGTATGATGAAGTGTCTTGCAACTCAGTTCATGCTCGAACTTCTAATTTGAATGAAGAACTAGGCCAAGTAGAAATGATACTTTCTGATAAGACAGGGACTTTGACATGTAATCAGATGGAGTTTAGGAAATGCTCAATTGCAGGAGTTTCATATGGGGGTGATACAAATGAGGTTGATCTTGAAGCATCCAGAAGAATTGAAATTGAGGCTTTTCAGTTTAGTATAGATGATTTTGACACTACAAGAAGccaaagatttgaaaaatttgaCTTCTCAATTGCTGATATTGGAACTGAAATGGAGTTTTTAGGTGGCCAAAAAAAGAGTAATGGAAATCCAAGTAAAGAAAACGCAGGAATGCCTTCTTTATCCAAAGTATCAAATCTCAAGGGTTTCAACTTTTGGGATGATAGAATTATGAACAAAAAATGGATTCATAGCTCCAATATGGATGATGTAACAATGTTCTTCAGAGTCATGGCTTTGTGTCACACAGGAATACctgttgaagatgaaaatagTAATAGGCTCAAGTATGAGGCTGAGTCACCAGAAGAAGTAGCCTTCCTAATTGCTTCGCAGGAATTCGGATTCCAATTTTTTCAAAGAACTCAATCCATAATACAGCTCAAGGAGTTGGATCCTTCTTCTAGAAAGAAAGTCACTAG GGAATATAAGCTTTTAAATCTATTGGAGTTCAGTAGTTCAAGGAAGAGAATGTCTGTTATAGTCAGCAATGAAGATGGGAAAATCTTTCTACTTTGCAAAGGTGCAGATAG TATCATCTTTGATAAGCTGGGAGACCATGGTAGGAAATATCAAGAGGAAACAACTATACACCTTTCAAGCTACGCAGAAGATGGTTTTCGAACTCTAGCTTTCGCTTATCGACTACTTGATGTGTCTGAGTATGAAAATTGGAACAAAATATTTACACAAGCAAAGACAACAATCGGTCCTGAAAGAGATGAGTTACTAGAGAAAGCATCTGAAGTGATTGAAAAAGATCTGACTTTGTTAGGAGTTGCTGCTATTGAAGACAAGCTACAGAAAGGG GTTCCAGAATGTATAGATAAACTTGCCCAAGCAGGGATTAAAATATGGCTGCTCACTGGGGATAAGAAGGAAACAGCAATAAATATAGG ATTCGCATGCAGTTTACTTCGACAGGATATGAAACAATTGCATTTGAGTTTGAGCAATGAAACTGAAAGAAATGGCCAATTAAAG GCTATGAAAGAAGACATTTTACACCAACTTGATAGTTTTTATCGAGTCATGGCAAAAGAAAATAATCAATGTTCACCCTTGGCTTTGGTGGTTGATGGAAAAGCTCTTGAGGTTGCTTTGAAAAGTGATGTTAAGCATCATTTCTTACAATTGGCAGTTATGTGTGCCTCTGTCATATGCTGCCGGGTTTCTCCAAAACAGAAAGCTTTG ATTACTAGATTAGTAAAGGAACATACTGGAAAGACAATCTTGGCAATTGGTGATGGAGCTAATGATGTTGGTATGATTCAAGAAGCTGATATTGGAGTTGGAATTAGTGGTATGGAAGGAATGCAG GCAGTAATGGCCAGTGACTTCTCATTGCCTCAATTCCGGTTTTTAGGGAGACTAATAATAGTTCATGGTCACTGGTGTTACAAGAGAATTTCCAAAATG ATTCTCTATTTCGTATACAAGAACATTGCATTTGGCCTCACTCTCTTCTACTTTGAACTATACACAAGTTTCTCTGGGGAAGTCTTATATGATAATTGGTACATGACATTGTTCAATGTGATCTTGACTTCTTTGCCAGTTATATCATTAGGAGTCCTTGAGCAAGATGTTTCATCAGAAGTCTGCCTTCAG TTTCCAGCTCTTTACCAACAAGGACAAAAGAACATACATTTCACATGGAGTCGAATCATTGGTTGGATTCTAAACGGCGTCGTTTCTTCTCTTGTCATCTTCCTTGCCAACATCTACATCCTCTGTCCGCAAGCCTTTCAAGAGAACGGATTTGTTGCTGATCTCACACACCTAGGTGCCATCACATACACCTGTATAATATGGACAGTAAACTGCCAAATATCTCTCATCATCAGCCACTTCACTTGGATCCAACACCTTTTCATATGGGGAAGTATCTTGTTTTGGTACATTTTCTTGTTTGTGTATGGTGCACTCTCTCCTCCCTACTCGAAAGGAGGATTTCGCCTCTTGGTGGAGTCTCTAGGAACTTCACCATTGTATTGGTTGGTCACATTGCTGGCTGTGGTtgtttctcttcttccttaCTTTTTCCACATTGTCATCCAAAGATTGTTCTGTCCCATGGATGATCATGTGCTTCAGGAGATGAAACACTGCAACAAGGATGTTGCTGACAGTGTGATGTGGCAGAGAGAGCAAGACAATTCTAAGAAGTCAACACAGGTCGGGTTTTCGGCAAGAGTTGATGCAAGGATTCGAGATTTTACAAATAACTTACAGCACAAGAAAAAAGTAATATATAAATCAATATTAACAAAAAGCCCTTTTTTCaaataa